Proteins from one Deltaproteobacteria bacterium CG11_big_fil_rev_8_21_14_0_20_42_23 genomic window:
- a CDS encoding Fis family transcriptional regulator produces the protein MATKDFESKTELLKLEDGPEVISLRKCQLIVTDGATRGKKITLSKDKMSIGKREDNDLVVADKTVSRKHFEIDYVDDAFLLRDLGSTNGTYLNSSRVKEVYLSPGDLIKIGGTTLEFVAFDEKVKIDPSDREAFGELVGRSRKMRQIFSILEKISPSQATVIIEGETGTGKDLVAKAIHEHSGKKSSPFIVFDCSAVAANLIESELFGHEKGSFTGAHKSRRGAFEAASGGIIFLDEIGELASDLQPKLLRALEQREIRRVGSNVPVKIDVRVICATNRNLRKEVQAGNFREDLYYRLSVVKILIPSLRERPEDIPLIVEHFLKERPFNKNTDGTLRVTKVEDEALKMFSRYEWPGNVRELHNVVERAVSFADGNTLTRKNLEYIFAELEHGEERTERMTIDSDIPFKDAKQHVVENFEREYLTELLKQHNYNLSKASREAQIDRKHLRNLVKKYDIPTKE, from the coding sequence ATGGCTACAAAAGATTTTGAAAGCAAAACGGAACTTCTCAAACTTGAAGACGGACCTGAAGTTATTTCTCTTAGAAAATGTCAGCTCATTGTTACTGATGGTGCAACGCGTGGAAAAAAAATCACGCTTTCCAAAGATAAAATGAGTATTGGAAAACGTGAAGACAATGATTTGGTTGTTGCCGATAAAACTGTCTCCCGTAAACACTTCGAGATTGATTATGTTGATGATGCTTTTTTACTTCGTGATCTTGGCTCTACAAATGGAACCTACCTCAATAGCTCGCGTGTAAAAGAAGTCTACTTGAGCCCTGGCGACCTTATCAAAATTGGCGGCACCACACTCGAATTTGTGGCTTTCGATGAAAAAGTTAAAATCGATCCTTCCGATCGTGAAGCATTTGGAGAACTTGTTGGCCGCAGCAGAAAAATGCGCCAGATTTTTTCAATCCTGGAAAAAATTTCACCTTCGCAAGCAACTGTTATTATCGAAGGAGAAACAGGAACGGGTAAAGATCTTGTTGCGAAAGCAATTCATGAACACAGTGGAAAAAAATCTTCGCCCTTCATTGTGTTCGATTGTTCAGCTGTAGCTGCAAATTTGATTGAGTCAGAACTTTTCGGCCACGAAAAAGGTTCATTCACTGGCGCTCACAAATCCAGACGTGGTGCTTTTGAAGCTGCAAGTGGCGGAATTATTTTCTTGGACGAGATTGGTGAGCTCGCTTCAGATTTGCAGCCAAAACTCTTGAGAGCTTTGGAGCAAAGAGAAATTAGACGCGTTGGAAGTAATGTGCCCGTAAAGATAGACGTACGCGTCATTTGCGCCACCAATAGAAATTTACGCAAAGAAGTTCAAGCTGGAAATTTTAGAGAAGATCTTTACTATCGTCTTTCCGTTGTTAAAATTCTCATTCCCTCTCTTCGCGAAAGACCTGAAGACATTCCCTTAATTGTTGAGCATTTTTTAAAGGAAAGACCCTTCAACAAAAATACAGATGGCACTCTCCGCGTAACTAAAGTGGAAGATGAAGCTTTAAAAATGTTTTCACGCTACGAATGGCCGGGAAATGTGCGAGAATTGCACAACGTAGTGGAACGCGCGGTTTCTTTCGCAGATGGAAACACACTCACGCGAAAAAATTTGGAGTATATTTTTGCCGAACTTGAACATGGTGAAGAACGCACCGAACGGATGACTATTGACTCAGATATTCCCTTCAAAGATGCAAAACAACATGTAGTGGAAAACTTCGAACGCGAATATTTAACGGAACTGTTAAAGCAGCATAACTACAATCTTTCAAAAGCTTCACGCGAAGCCCAAATAGATCGAAAGCATTTGAGAAATTTGGTGAAGAAATATGATATTCCAACTAAAGAATAA
- a CDS encoding ABC transporter ATP-binding protein, giving the protein MDIIEFKQVFKSFGQKDVLKDTSLSVKEGETITILGGSGTGKSVFLKLLLGVMKPDEGEIFYRGENIVEMNEQRLTEMRKKIGMLFQGAALLDSLSVRENVAYPLRQHFKLKDDELEQRVQEKLSLVGLPDSLDLYPSELSGGMKKRVGLARAIATDPEIILYDEPTTGLDPANTKRINHLIKELQKKLSVTSIAVTHDIESAFFISDRFALLKNHSFRFVGTKEEAKHSTDEVVQGFLNGELEE; this is encoded by the coding sequence ATGGATATTATCGAATTCAAACAGGTGTTTAAATCTTTTGGCCAAAAAGACGTGCTAAAGGACACAAGCCTTTCTGTAAAAGAAGGAGAAACCATTACTATTCTGGGAGGAAGCGGAACAGGAAAGTCGGTGTTTCTCAAATTGTTACTTGGAGTGATGAAGCCTGATGAGGGTGAAATCTTTTATCGAGGTGAAAATATTGTTGAGATGAATGAACAACGACTCACTGAAATGCGAAAGAAAATTGGAATGCTTTTTCAAGGAGCAGCTTTATTGGATTCATTAAGTGTAAGAGAAAATGTTGCTTATCCGCTTCGTCAACATTTTAAACTTAAAGATGATGAGTTGGAACAGCGCGTTCAGGAAAAGCTTTCCCTGGTTGGACTTCCCGACAGCTTGGATTTGTATCCTTCGGAATTATCGGGAGGAATGAAAAAACGAGTTGGCCTAGCGCGTGCCATAGCAACTGACCCTGAAATAATTTTGTATGATGAACCTACAACAGGTCTTGATCCAGCGAATACAAAAAGAATCAATCATCTTATTAAAGAATTGCAGAAAAAACTTTCGGTTACTTCCATAGCCGTAACGCATGATATAGAAAGCGCGTTTTTTATTAGCGATCGATTTGCTTTATTGAAAAATCATTCATTTCGTTTTGTAGGAACCAAAGAAGAGGCGAAGCATTCAACAGATGAAGTAGTTCAAGGTTTTTTAAATGGTGAACTCGAAGAGTAA
- a CDS encoding YggS family pyridoxal phosphate-dependent enzyme, which yields MDEIANKILRTKEALSIVCHNCGRDPSSVRLIAVSKKKSIAHIQAALKAGQIDFGENYAQEFRDKQTELASQKIVWHFIGHLQKNKVKYIAPHAEWIHTLDSFELAQVLEQKASRNLKVLLQVNIGDEEKKSGIAEKNLLNVAAQIFSHTTLEVRGLMCIPPFSEKPEDSRPYFVRLRKLLDELNLKLKPKTEMTELSMGMSHDYQIALEEGASMIRLGSAIFGER from the coding sequence ATGGACGAGATTGCCAACAAAATTCTGAGGACAAAAGAAGCTCTTTCTATTGTTTGTCACAACTGTGGACGAGACCCCTCTTCAGTTCGTCTGATTGCAGTTTCCAAAAAGAAAAGCATTGCTCACATCCAAGCAGCACTCAAAGCGGGACAAATTGATTTTGGCGAAAATTATGCGCAAGAATTTCGAGACAAACAAACTGAACTCGCCTCACAAAAAATCGTTTGGCATTTCATAGGTCATCTCCAAAAAAATAAAGTGAAGTATATTGCCCCACACGCAGAATGGATTCACACGCTTGATTCTTTTGAACTTGCACAAGTTCTTGAACAAAAAGCTTCAAGGAACCTTAAAGTGTTACTTCAAGTAAACATTGGAGATGAAGAAAAAAAATCTGGGATAGCCGAAAAGAATCTTTTAAACGTGGCCGCGCAAATCTTTTCTCACACTACCTTAGAGGTGAGAGGCCTCATGTGCATTCCTCCTTTTTCCGAGAAACCTGAAGACTCACGCCCTTACTTTGTAAGGCTTAGAAAATTGTTGGATGAACTGAACCTAAAGCTAAAACCAAAAACTGAAATGACAGAACTTTCTATGGGTATGAGTCATGACTACCAAATAGCTCTCGAAGAGGGAGCCAGCATGATTCGCCTTGGCAGCGCCATTTTTGGAGAACGTTAA
- a CDS encoding serine protein kinase, which yields MSYDVGTRHALVDYIAGLHDELSNYKDLHWEGNFSDYLEIVEKNPKVARTAFQRLYDMIIREGSEEYSEYKKRIVHYNFFEDPVENGKDAIYGLDLPLMKLVNVFQAAARRYGPEKRIILLHGPVGGAKSTIARLLKKGLERYSKLEEGALYSFTWIRGGVEGIEHIFGTAESIPCPMNGEPLLLIPEDIRKKVLLKINDKLPREEHVIVEGDLCPASRFIYNELLKHHKGKWDDVVNNHVKVRRLVLSEKDRIGIGTFQPKDEKNQDATELTGDINYRKIAEYGSDSDPRAFNFDGEFNISNRGMIEFIEVLKLDVAFLYDLLGASQEHKVKPKKFAQTDIDEVIIGHTNEAEYRRLLNNEYMEALRDRTIKIDIPYITKLHAEIKIYEKDYSAERLPGKHIAPHTIEMAAMWAILTRLEEPKKANLTLLQKLQLYNGRSIPGYTEDNVKELRKEAMREALEGISPRYIQDKISNALVQDVSGHGINPFMVLNELESGLKNHSLLKDEQKKRYRELLSAVKEEYEDIVKNEVQRAISADEEGISRLCANYIDNVKAYTQKEKLKNAFTGQDEDPDERLMRSIEEKIDIPDSRKDDFRREIMNYIGALSLDGKVFDYRTNDRLRKALELKLFEDQKDSIKLTSLVSNVADKETQKKIDVVKSRLIKYYGYNETSATDVLNYVASIFARGDIKEKKNPARV from the coding sequence ATGTCATACGATGTCGGAACTCGGCACGCCCTTGTGGATTACATAGCTGGACTCCATGACGAACTTAGCAACTACAAAGACTTACACTGGGAAGGAAATTTTTCAGATTATCTGGAAATTGTGGAGAAGAATCCGAAGGTTGCAAGAACGGCGTTCCAACGACTCTATGACATGATTATTCGAGAAGGCAGTGAAGAATACAGCGAATATAAAAAACGCATCGTTCATTATAACTTCTTTGAAGATCCAGTCGAAAACGGAAAAGATGCCATTTATGGTTTAGACCTTCCGCTGATGAAATTGGTGAATGTCTTCCAAGCGGCGGCAAGAAGATATGGCCCAGAAAAACGTATCATCCTTTTGCATGGCCCTGTAGGTGGCGCAAAATCTACCATTGCGCGCCTTTTGAAAAAAGGTCTCGAGCGTTACAGTAAACTCGAAGAAGGTGCACTCTACAGCTTCACCTGGATTCGTGGTGGTGTTGAAGGCATCGAACACATTTTTGGAACAGCAGAATCTATTCCGTGCCCTATGAATGGTGAGCCGCTTTTGCTTATCCCCGAAGACATTCGAAAAAAAGTTCTGCTTAAAATAAACGACAAACTTCCTCGCGAAGAGCATGTGATCGTAGAGGGCGATTTGTGTCCAGCTTCACGTTTTATTTACAACGAGTTATTAAAGCACCACAAAGGAAAATGGGATGATGTGGTGAACAACCATGTTAAGGTAAGAAGATTAGTGCTTTCAGAAAAAGATCGAATTGGAATTGGAACGTTTCAGCCAAAAGATGAAAAAAACCAAGATGCCACTGAGTTAACAGGCGACATCAACTATAGAAAAATTGCTGAGTACGGTTCAGATTCAGATCCACGTGCCTTTAATTTTGATGGTGAGTTCAACATTTCCAATAGAGGAATGATTGAATTTATCGAGGTGCTCAAATTAGATGTGGCATTCTTGTACGATTTGCTAGGCGCGTCGCAAGAGCACAAAGTGAAACCAAAGAAATTTGCGCAAACTGATATTGATGAAGTAATTATCGGTCATACGAACGAAGCTGAGTATCGCAGATTGCTCAACAATGAATACATGGAAGCGCTTCGAGATCGTACCATCAAAATTGATATTCCCTACATCACAAAACTTCATGCCGAAATAAAAATTTATGAAAAAGACTACAGCGCCGAACGTCTTCCAGGAAAACACATTGCACCTCATACGATTGAGATGGCAGCAATGTGGGCAATTCTCACACGTTTGGAAGAGCCAAAAAAAGCCAATTTAACCTTGTTGCAAAAACTGCAACTCTATAACGGGCGCTCTATTCCGGGCTATACCGAAGACAATGTAAAAGAGTTGAGAAAAGAAGCAATGCGAGAAGCCCTTGAAGGAATTTCTCCGCGTTATATTCAAGATAAAATTTCAAATGCGTTGGTTCAAGATGTTTCTGGTCATGGCATCAATCCCTTTATGGTGCTGAATGAACTTGAAAGTGGATTGAAAAATCATTCCTTGCTCAAAGATGAACAAAAGAAACGATACCGTGAATTGCTTTCGGCGGTGAAAGAAGAATACGAAGACATCGTAAAAAATGAAGTGCAAAGAGCGATATCGGCTGATGAAGAGGGTATTTCTCGTTTGTGCGCCAACTACATCGACAATGTGAAAGCCTATACGCAAAAAGAAAAATTGAAAAATGCGTTTACCGGTCAAGATGAAGACCCTGATGAAAGGCTGATGAGATCTATCGAAGAGAAGATCGATATTCCAGACAGCAGAAAAGACGACTTCAGACGAGAAATCATGAACTACATTGGTGCACTTTCTCTCGATGGAAAAGTGTTTGATTATCGCACCAACGATAGGCTGCGAAAAGCGCTAGAGCTTAAATTGTTTGAAGATCAAAAAGACAGTATCAAGCTTACAAGTCTTGTTTCAAATGTTGCCGATAAAGAAACGCAAAAAAAAATTGATGTCGTGAAAAGTCGATTAATTAAATACTATGGCTATAATGAAACGAGTGCTACCGATGTCCTCAATTATGTGGCATCCATCTTTGCGCGCGGTGATATTAAAGAGAAGAAAAATCCAGCTCGTGTGTAA
- a CDS encoding transporter — protein MQHLKNEESSSFSSPLRRFLISLGLQVLSFLRFVGELSFFSWKGFTQSFRRPFPFRETLAQCFVIGNKSLSIVSLIAIFTGMVIALQLAVGLGRFGLKMYIGQIVGLAIFRELSPVLTCLMLAARVGSGIAAELGSMVVTEQVLALEAMGASPVQKLVVPRVISCLVAAPFLTVISNLIGIFGAGLITCSEAGVTAHFFIDQIKHTVLLQDFFSGIFKALFFGYVIAITACYHGLKTQGGTEGVGLSTTKAVVHASIIIFISDFFLTKLFLFF, from the coding sequence TTGCAACATCTTAAAAATGAAGAAAGTTCATCTTTTTCTTCTCCTCTCCGTCGCTTCTTAATTTCACTTGGACTTCAAGTCCTTTCTTTTCTTCGCTTTGTAGGTGAGTTGAGTTTTTTTTCTTGGAAAGGATTTACGCAAAGTTTTCGCAGACCTTTTCCCTTTCGCGAAACACTTGCGCAATGTTTTGTTATCGGAAACAAATCACTTTCTATTGTAAGCTTGATCGCCATTTTTACCGGAATGGTGATTGCGCTTCAATTGGCAGTTGGGCTTGGACGATTTGGCCTGAAGATGTACATCGGCCAAATAGTTGGCTTGGCTATTTTTAGAGAATTGAGCCCGGTGCTTACCTGCCTCATGCTTGCAGCAAGAGTGGGAAGTGGTATCGCCGCAGAGCTTGGTTCCATGGTAGTTACAGAGCAGGTGCTGGCTTTAGAAGCAATGGGAGCAAGCCCTGTGCAAAAGCTTGTGGTGCCACGTGTTATTTCGTGTCTTGTGGCAGCTCCTTTTTTAACCGTTATTTCCAATTTGATTGGTATTTTTGGCGCGGGGCTTATCACTTGTTCTGAAGCAGGTGTGACCGCACACTTTTTTATCGATCAAATTAAGCACACGGTTTTACTTCAGGATTTTTTCAGTGGAATTTTTAAAGCACTTTTTTTTGGATACGTCATCGCCATCACAGCTTGTTATCATGGTCTTAAAACCCAGGGAGGAACAGAAGGAGTTGGGCTTTCCACCACAAAAGCAGTAGTGCATGCATCGATTATTATTTTTATATCAGATTTTTTTCTGACGAAACTTTTTCTCTTTTTCTAA
- a CDS encoding EscR/YscR/HrcR family type III secretion system export apparatus protein codes for MPKQTTLLRTSAIERKGKRKKLFLSLFVALFGVGISSVAYAQTANAGVSKPLILLLTLAALSVVPFLVMLVTSFVKIAVVLSLIRSAIGTQQVPPNIIITGLSLILTIYIMVPVGLEIYKAAGDVINRGTNQPLLSQASVKLLQEGASKAKEPLRAFLIKHVHEGEKSLFYNLALKLRTTDEERKEISSDDFINLVPAFVISELSEAFQIGFIIFLPFLVIDLVIANILLSLGMFQISPVTISLPFKLLLFVLVDGWLLITKGLVLGYV; via the coding sequence ATGCCTAAACAAACAACGCTTCTACGTACATCCGCAATTGAGAGGAAAGGGAAGAGGAAAAAACTTTTCCTTTCTTTATTCGTTGCCCTCTTTGGTGTTGGTATAAGCAGTGTTGCTTATGCTCAAACTGCAAACGCCGGCGTTTCAAAGCCGCTGATTCTTCTCCTTACCCTTGCAGCCCTTTCAGTTGTTCCTTTTTTGGTGATGCTGGTTACATCTTTTGTGAAAATTGCAGTGGTTTTGTCGCTGATTCGCTCTGCAATTGGAACGCAGCAAGTTCCGCCAAACATTATCATTACGGGCTTGTCCCTTATCTTGACTATTTACATTATGGTTCCAGTTGGCCTCGAAATTTACAAAGCTGCAGGTGATGTGATTAACCGTGGAACTAATCAGCCGCTTTTATCGCAAGCATCCGTGAAGCTGTTGCAAGAGGGCGCAAGCAAAGCCAAAGAACCTTTACGAGCTTTTTTAATTAAGCATGTGCATGAAGGTGAAAAAAGTTTGTTTTACAACTTGGCCCTCAAACTTCGCACGACTGATGAAGAACGAAAAGAAATTAGCAGCGATGATTTTATCAATCTTGTTCCAGCTTTTGTCATCAGCGAACTTTCTGAAGCCTTTCAAATTGGCTTCATTATTTTCTTGCCGTTTTTGGTGATTGATTTGGTGATTGCAAATATTTTGCTTTCTTTGGGTATGTTTCAAATTTCGCCTGTTACTATTTCGCTTCCGTTTAAGTTGCTGTTGTTTGTGTTGGTAGATGGTTGGTTGCTCATTACAAAAGGCCTCGTGTTGGGGTATGTGTAA
- a CDS encoding two-component system response regulator, which yields MLLYVSFLMVKKEKSIFEHRVEWNYRTFPIQASRVERKMGNHTAIPCTPQTHLLGMCPMIIKTRRTPRILIIDTQEERISFFLEQLKPFSFHLDLVRDGDSALNTIRKTTPDLILLNLVLPYLSGFSVLREVKQNPNTHFIPVLITNHIQDIEDKIKAIELGANDFSSHPVSPLEFVTRIKSLLHMKMLHDNVDSSESILFSLAEALEAKDVYTSGHSKRVSELSVQLAYFLRLPDKEIEYIRKGGLLHDIGKIGVKEAVLLKPGRLSDDEMDNIKTHPIRGHDICAPLKSLEPCLPIIRSHHERIDGKGYPDNLCGEDIPLAARITAVADTFDAMTEDRPYRSGMSEEKALSIFAKEIESGQWEPRIVKALLEIKGYA from the coding sequence TTGCTCCTTTATGTGAGTTTTCTCATGGTGAAGAAGGAAAAAAGTATTTTCGAACACCGAGTGGAATGGAACTATCGCACTTTTCCAATTCAAGCAAGCAGAGTTGAGAGAAAAATGGGAAATCACACAGCTATCCCTTGCACTCCACAAACGCATTTGCTAGGCATGTGCCCCATGATCATCAAAACAAGACGAACTCCACGCATCTTGATTATTGATACACAAGAAGAGCGTATTTCTTTTTTTCTTGAACAGTTAAAACCTTTTTCATTCCATTTAGATCTTGTGCGTGACGGCGACAGCGCTTTAAACACCATCCGAAAAACCACGCCAGATCTCATTTTGCTCAATCTCGTTCTTCCTTATTTATCTGGTTTTTCTGTTTTGCGCGAAGTGAAGCAAAATCCAAACACTCACTTTATTCCCGTTCTCATCACCAACCACATTCAAGATATCGAAGATAAAATTAAGGCCATTGAACTTGGGGCCAATGATTTTTCTTCGCATCCCGTCAGTCCATTAGAATTTGTGACGCGCATCAAATCGTTGCTGCACATGAAAATGCTGCATGACAATGTAGATTCAAGCGAAAGCATACTTTTTTCTCTTGCCGAAGCCTTGGAGGCAAAAGATGTCTATACCAGCGGCCACTCGAAACGGGTATCAGAGCTTTCGGTACAGCTTGCCTATTTTCTCCGTCTTCCCGACAAGGAAATTGAATACATTCGTAAGGGCGGACTGCTTCACGATATTGGAAAAATTGGTGTAAAGGAAGCCGTGCTGCTCAAACCTGGCAGACTCAGTGATGACGAAATGGACAACATCAAAACACACCCTATTAGAGGCCACGATATTTGTGCCCCTCTTAAAAGCTTGGAGCCTTGTTTGCCAATTATCCGTTCTCACCACGAACGCATTGACGGCAAAGGCTACCCCGACAATCTCTGCGGGGAAGATATTCCACTTGCAGCTCGCATTACAGCTGTTGCCGATACGTTCGATGCCATGACCGAAGACCGCCCTTACCGATCTGGCATGAGTGAAGAAAAAGCCCTTTCCATCTTCGCGAAAGAAATTGAATCTGGTCAGTGGGAACCTCGCATTGTAAAAGCTCTTCTCGAGATTAAAGGCTATGCCTAA
- a CDS encoding SpoVR family protein yields the protein MTHAVYKKYDTSLSPELLAIKKKVKLCAEEFGLDFFEVIFEVLDWRQINEVAAFGGFPNRYPHWRFGMEYEQLSKSYAYGLSKIYEMVINNNPCYAYLLHSNQLVDQKLVMAHVYGHCDFFKNNIYFAHTNRKMMDEMANHRTKVIRHIERYGRETVEDFIDACLSIDTLIDYNAPAIRRKSIEHHQDASGIIHRLHTDKPYLDKFINPPEFLEYQRQQLEDQLEREQKLPLEPEKDIMLFLLEHAPLERWQHDVLSIIREEAYYFAPQMQTKIINEGWACYVHTRLMTEKLLTDDEVIDYADHHSGTVAMQKGGPINPYKIGLELFRDIEDRWNKGKFGKEYEDCTNMVEREKWDKKLGLGREKIFEVRKIYNDINFLETFLTPEFCAQHKLFVYALNPTADQYEIVTREFKKVKQQILFQMTNFGRPIIHVVDARYQGRDELLLKHSHEGMDLRDDYRKEVMQNLFRFWRRPVHLETIAEGTAKILSFDGHNHSEKRL from the coding sequence ATGACTCATGCTGTTTATAAAAAATATGACACAAGCCTTTCGCCAGAACTGCTTGCCATAAAAAAGAAAGTGAAGCTTTGTGCAGAAGAGTTTGGGCTCGATTTTTTTGAAGTTATTTTCGAAGTTCTTGACTGGCGGCAAATCAATGAAGTAGCTGCATTTGGTGGTTTTCCAAATCGTTATCCACACTGGAGATTTGGAATGGAGTATGAGCAACTCAGCAAAAGTTATGCTTACGGACTTTCAAAAATTTATGAAATGGTCATTAACAATAATCCTTGTTATGCTTACTTGCTTCATTCAAATCAACTTGTGGATCAAAAATTAGTGATGGCGCATGTATATGGCCACTGTGATTTTTTCAAAAATAATATTTATTTTGCGCACACCAATCGAAAAATGATGGATGAAATGGCCAATCACCGTACAAAAGTGATTCGCCATATCGAACGTTATGGCAGAGAGACGGTTGAGGATTTTATTGATGCATGTCTTTCTATCGACACTCTTATAGATTACAATGCGCCAGCTATTCGCAGAAAATCAATTGAGCATCATCAAGATGCTTCTGGAATTATTCATCGTCTGCATACCGATAAGCCTTATTTAGACAAATTTATCAATCCCCCGGAATTCCTGGAATATCAACGTCAGCAGCTTGAAGACCAGTTGGAACGTGAACAAAAACTTCCGCTCGAACCTGAAAAAGACATCATGCTCTTTTTGCTTGAGCATGCTCCTTTAGAAAGATGGCAACACGATGTCTTGTCCATCATTCGTGAAGAAGCTTATTATTTTGCTCCACAAATGCAGACAAAAATTATTAATGAGGGCTGGGCGTGTTATGTGCACACGAGATTAATGACTGAAAAACTTTTAACTGATGATGAAGTAATAGATTATGCCGATCACCATTCTGGAACAGTGGCAATGCAAAAGGGTGGACCCATCAATCCTTACAAAATTGGCTTAGAGCTTTTTCGAGACATTGAGGATCGCTGGAACAAAGGAAAATTTGGAAAAGAGTACGAAGACTGTACCAATATGGTAGAACGAGAAAAATGGGATAAAAAACTTGGACTTGGAAGAGAGAAAATTTTCGAGGTAAGAAAAATTTACAATGACATTAACTTTTTAGAAACATTTCTTACTCCTGAATTTTGTGCGCAGCATAAACTTTTTGTGTACGCACTTAATCCCACTGCAGACCAATACGAAATTGTGACGCGCGAGTTTAAAAAGGTGAAGCAACAGATTCTCTTTCAGATGACCAATTTTGGAAGGCCCATTATTCATGTGGTGGATGCAAGATACCAAGGCAGAGACGAGCTTTTGCTCAAGCATTCTCACGAGGGAATGGATTTGCGCGATGATTATCGCAAAGAAGTCATGCAAAATCTTTTCCGTTTCTGGCGGCGACCAGTTCACCTTGAAACTATCGCAGAGGGCACAGCAAAAATTTTAAGCTTCGATGGACACAACCACAGCGAAAAAAGACTTTAG
- the fliQ gene encoding flagellar biosynthetic protein FliQ has translation MPDYFIGVAKQTLFLALVLTGPPVLCAMLIGLIISILQATTQIQEQTLTFVPKLFAIVIVLAFAGPWMLSQLIAFTTALYDAFPNYVH, from the coding sequence ATGCCAGATTATTTTATCGGAGTTGCAAAACAGACTTTGTTTTTAGCGCTCGTTCTCACGGGTCCTCCAGTTTTGTGCGCCATGCTCATTGGGCTTATCATCAGTATTTTGCAGGCCACCACTCAAATTCAAGAGCAAACACTTACCTTTGTGCCAAAGCTTTTTGCCATTGTCATTGTTTTGGCTTTTGCTGGTCCTTGGATGCTCTCTCAGCTTATCGCGTTTACAACGGCGCTCTACGATGCCTTTCCCAATTATGTGCATTAG
- a CDS encoding endonuclease has protein sequence MSSSRQFLKEIYSHLFEVFGAQKWWPAETPFEVMVGAILTQNTNWKNVEKALQNLKQSAALQPNAMYQLSTSELELLIQPSGFFRQKAKRLKTFLKYFLEEYEGDVALMKEKSTSALREELLALKGIGPETADSILLYALEKPIFVIDAYTKRILFRHYLALEEDDYESLQDRFHSSFADDHVYFNEYHALLVQVGKNYCRPKNPKCSECPLNAFNWNGGTYQRLSSSME, from the coding sequence ATGTCTTCATCCCGTCAGTTTTTGAAAGAAATCTACTCACATCTTTTTGAAGTTTTTGGTGCACAAAAATGGTGGCCAGCGGAAACTCCCTTCGAAGTGATGGTTGGCGCCATCCTTACCCAAAATACAAATTGGAAAAATGTAGAAAAGGCTTTGCAGAACTTGAAGCAAAGTGCTGCTTTGCAACCTAACGCTATGTATCAACTTTCCACGTCTGAACTTGAGCTGCTCATCCAGCCATCTGGCTTCTTTCGTCAAAAAGCAAAACGCTTGAAAACTTTTCTGAAGTATTTTTTGGAAGAATACGAAGGTGATGTTGCGCTTATGAAAGAAAAATCAACATCAGCACTCAGAGAAGAGTTGTTAGCTCTAAAAGGCATTGGCCCTGAAACTGCCGATTCCATTTTGTTGTATGCTTTGGAAAAACCAATTTTCGTGATTGATGCCTACACAAAAAGAATTTTATTTCGTCATTATTTAGCACTCGAAGAAGATGATTATGAAAGTTTGCAAGACCGCTTCCACTCGTCGTTTGCTGACGATCATGTTTACTTCAACGAATACCATGCTCTGCTTGTGCAAGTAGGAAAAAACTACTGTCGTCCAAAAAATCCAAAGTGCAGCGAATGCCCGTTAAATGCATTCAATTGGAACGGTGGAACGTATCAACGTCTCTCATCCTCTATGGAGTAA
- a CDS encoding YggU family protein, with product MNTALPAYLKMVKGELVLHVYVSPNAKKECVMGMRESLPHISLKAPAHDGKANKALIRFLSKSLRVKQSALELVQGEKSRSKKIALYGLKASEIIDFIQHELEKS from the coding sequence ATGAATACTGCACTTCCCGCCTATCTCAAAATGGTGAAAGGTGAACTTGTCTTGCATGTTTACGTTTCACCAAACGCAAAAAAAGAATGTGTGATGGGAATGAGAGAAAGTCTTCCCCACATTAGCCTCAAAGCTCCTGCGCATGATGGAAAAGCCAACAAGGCCTTGATACGCTTCCTCTCAAAGAGCTTGAGAGTAAAGCAATCAGCCTTGGAACTGGTTCAGGGCGAAAAAAGTAGATCCAAAAAAATTGCATTATACGGCTTAAAAGCCAGTGAAATCATAGACTTCATTCAGCACGAACTGGAAAAAAGCTAA